The Plasmodium brasilianum strain Bolivian I chromosome 14, whole genome shotgun sequence genome contains a region encoding:
- a CDS encoding ATP-dependent Clp protease adapter protein ClpS encodes MLKKLNVDIWNFVNVSSKIQNSNNNIYIFKAFKSQIKKNKNIIQSKQNANLEEIKKLRQVIKEIKKDNIEEFYDEEKKKREKETTAWKVILYNDDIHNFTYVTDVIVKVIGQISKAKAHTITVEAHSTGQALILSTWKSKAEKYCEGNIIMDTYLDIRTYVYDDVFKNINCTHSYFIELQKNGLTVSIIHESQLKSKKNQDTNS; translated from the exons ATGCTTAAGAAGTTAAACGTCGATATT TGGAATTTTGTTAATGTTTCTTCGAAAATTCAgaacagtaacaataacatatacatatttaaggCATTCAAG agtcaaataaaaaaaaataaaaatattatccaGTCTAAGCAAAATGCAAATTTGGAAGAAATCAAGAAACTGAG acAAGTTATAAAGgagataaaaaaagacaaCATAGAGGAGTTTTATGacgaagaaaagaaaaagagagaaAAGGAAACGACAGCATGGAAGGTCATCCTCTATAATGATGATATTCACAA TTTCACCTATGTGACTGACGTCATTGTAAAAGTAATTGGACAAATAAGTAAAGCGAAGGCGCATACAATTACTGTTGAGGCTCATAGTACAGGGCAAGCTCTCATTTTATCAACTTGGAAATCAAAAGCAGAAAAGTATTGCGAAGGTAATATTATAATGGATACTTATTTAGACATtcgtacatacgtatatgatgatgttttcaaaaatattaattgtacacattcttattttatagaactgcaaaaaaatggattaaCAGTTTCAATAATTCATGAAAGTCaattaaaaagtaagaaGAACCAAGATACAAACTCTTAA
- a CDS encoding TBC domain protein produces the protein MEYKLEFLSYLLIFKKKNERISKFDEQIKTCINIFEKMVVDEKDLIYLFEKNILDMNPCIRSLCWKLALKHLSLNTKKWNEELIEKKKLYEDYIKCFVINPLRCSYSNDVYEEEKKENASTKLNEESETNIINSELFSQINKDTFRTRPELSFFNLNPQQTINNNIKILNSLINVENYEEDNEEIPFLVNINSNNNTNLSSSTNNLNNNENNSHFYDIYTNKEKNSIASTVNKNEKAVDNMINISTDVNKDRTPNFEINSQRSNEKITDMHILKSTEPNPTDEVNLLVYKEDNNLYMEQKRNHVEFLSTESTSQNLHIGITNQSSEHCVTSKNYEKYVNHFSDVCDIVNPRRHYDLLCRILFIYAKIHPYVKYVQGMNEILAPLYFIIFNDPLCNCSLQGEADTFFCFIELMQRQRDVFCEGLDNTDDGINGKLKKFSLLLRIKEYEIWKKLYILKIETQYYALKWVLLLLTQEFDMADTIILYDHFIINNNENFILYICLVICMKLKSSLLCGNFSVNLKLLQNIPPFDPYDIIYEAKNLMNNDLKQNFNITDIYNNYICEKKRKNSLESLKSDNTVDVSSSSENLSNMYDCSISSNRRGTLLNNLRNKSIVQNIKNYISNKIDTSKAFDEDLDFDHL, from the coding sequence ATGGAATATAAATTAGAGTTTTTGAGctatttgcttatttttaaaaagaaaaatgaaagaatatCTAAATTtgatgaacaaataaaaacgtgtattaatatatttgaaaaaatggtAGTTGATGAAAAAGACTTGATATATttgtttgaaaaaaatatattagatatGAATCCATGTATTCGCTCATTATGCTGGAAATTGGCATTAAAACATCTTAGTTTAAATACGAAGAAATGGAATGAAGAACTTAttgaaaagaagaaattgtatgaagattatataaaatgttttgtAATAAATCCTTTGAGATGTAGTTATAGTAATGATGTatatgaagaagaaaaaaaagagaatgcttcaacaaaattaaatgagGAATCGGAAACGAACATAATAAATTCCGAATTATTCAGTcaaattaataaagataCATTTAGAACTAGACCagaattatcatttttcaatttaaatCCGCAACAaactattaataataatattaaaattttgaacaGCTTAATTAACGTagaaaattatgaagaaGATAATGAAGAAATACCATTCTTAGTTAACATAAATAGTAACAACAATACAAACTTAAGTAGTAGCACGAACAACTTGAATAACAATGAAAACAACTCTCATTTTTacgatatatatacaaataaagagaaaaatagtATAGCAAGTactgttaataaaaatgaaaaggcaGTGGACAACatgataaatatttcaaCAGATGTTAATAAAGACAGAACGCCAAATTTTGAGATAAACAGTCAGAGATCTAATGAGAAAATAACAGACatgcatattttaaaaagtactGAACCTAATCCAACTGATGAAGTTAATTTATTAGTATACAAAGaggataataatttatatatggaaCAAAAAAGGAATCATGTTGAATTTTTATCAACAGAAAGCACATCACAAAATCTGCACATAGGAATAACAAACCAATCATCAGAACATTGTGTTACTTCGAAAAATTacgaaaaatatgtaaaccATTTTTCCGATGTTTGTGATATAGTTAATCCGAGAAGACATTACGATTTACTATGTAggatattatttatatatgctaaAATTCATCCATATGTTAAATATGTTCAAGGCATGAATGAAATTTTGGCGcctctatattttattatttttaatgatccATTATGTAACTGTTCATTACAAGGGGAAGCTgatacatttttttgttttattgaATTGATGCAAAGACAAAGAGATGTTTTTTGTGAAGGGTTAGATAATACTGATGACGGTATAAACggaaaacttaaaaaattttctcttttactAAGAATAAAAGAATACGAAATATggaagaaattatatattcttaaaatagAAACTCAGTATTATGCTTTAAAATGggttctattattattaacacaAGAATTTGATATGGCAGatactattatattatatgatcattttattattaataataatgaaaattttattttgtacatttGTTTGGTTATTTGTATGAAGCTAAAAAGCTCCCTACTATGCGGTAATTTCAGTGTTAATCTAAAACTTCTTCAAAATATTCCACCTTTTGATCCATATGACATTATTTATGAAGCTAAGAATTTAATGAACAAtgatttaaaacaaaattttaacattactgatatttataataactatatttgtgaaaagaaaagaaaaaactcTTTGGAATCTTTAAAAAGTGATAACACAGTTGATGTATCATCGTCTTCTGAAAATTTGTCGAACATGTACGATTGTAGCATCAGCAGTAATAGGAGAGGAACTCTACTTAACAACCTACGAAATAAATCCATTGTACAAAACATTAAGAACTATATTAGCAATAAAATAGATACAAGCAAAGCGTTTGATGAGGATCTGGATTTTGATCATTTGTAA
- a CDS encoding type I signal peptidase has translation MNTRSYFVKSIYSLKFLQRKLLYSNKVNSNSLSSNENIRIRCMLQNSNYKTYRKNKILISSSGRSTSGRISTPLHLEIRAYLLKKCARKKRWKSNSRTNFKKKRKSIFNLVRINSPLNFTKKLLLCSLLIYGINNYFVDMTLTSGSSMYPLINKDGVILFYICDYALRFFHELRNMYSCSCINILHKCHSIINLNVDHTYFININNRIHRKIENHKRNIEARKNIYKRGDVVLLISPVNNKKRVCKRIIAIESDKLFVDNFKYFLEIPKDNIWVEGDNKMDSFDSRNYGCVHVNLIIGKVFFLLDPFKKFCYINNKKNYIIEKNRFLYLSN, from the coding sequence ATGAATACGCGTagttattttgttaaaagtatatattccttaaaatttttacaaagaaaattattgtaCTCGAATAAAGTTAACTCCAATTCACTAAGCTCCAATGAGAACATTAGGATAAGATGTATGCTCCAAAATAGTAACTATAAGAcatacagaaaaaataaaatattaatcaGTAGCAGCGGTAGAAGCACTAGTGGCAGAATTAGTACCCCATTGCATTTGGAAATTAGAGcatatttattgaaaaaatgcGCACGAAAGAAAAGATGGAAAAGTAATAGTAGaacaaattttaagaaaaaaagaaagagtaTTTTTAACCTCGTTAGAATTAATTCTCCTCttaattttactaaaaaattattattatgttcttTGCTTATATatggaataaataattattttgttgaTATGACTCTCACCAGTGGTTCTAGTATGTACCcattaataaataaggatggagtgattttattttatatttgtgaTTATGCTTTAAGATTTTTTCATGAATTGCGCAATATGTACTCATGTAGTTGTATAAACATTCTGCATAAATGCCatagtattattaatttaaatgttGATCATACGTATTTTatcaatattaataatagaatTCATAGGAAAATAGAAAatcataaaagaaatatagaagcacgtaaaaatatttataagagAGGTGATGTTGTGTTATTAATATCAcctgtaaataataaaaaaagagtgTGCAAACGAATTATAGCAATCGAAAGcgataaattatttgttgATAATTTCAAGTATTTTCTTGAAATCCCTAAAGATAATATATGGGTGGAAGGGGACAATAAAATGGATTCCTTTGATAGTAGAAATTATGGCTGTGTACATGTAAATTTGATAATTGGTAAggtttttttcttgttagatccttttaagaaattttgttatattaacaataaaaaaaattatataatagagAAAAATCGATTTTTGTATTTGTCCAATTAG
- a CDS encoding SNARE protein encodes MDMSPKKSAYSKRNKISEIEKKCEESLNEILRSANEVTEISKKAEEELEQQTEQIKHINKEADNIQENLNKSQYHLEGIKYWWKNINSFLGFETFNNIENKKTNNQLNDDTKKRINHNIKNTYEKNCSQNYKSSLNIEGSTQRKGTFDENYERDLSTLSSMLDELHTRALIMGNTISSQNKMLSDVNEKMEINIEKIRDQQKMMKDIMKK; translated from the exons atgGATATGAGTCCAAAAAAATCTGCTTATTCCAAAagaaat AAAATAAgcgaaattgaaaaaaagtgTGAGGAGAGTTTAAATGAAATACTAAGGTCAGCAAATGAAGTAACCGAAATTTCGAAAAAAGCAGAAGAAGAATTAGAACAGCAGACAg aacaaataaaacatataaataaggaAGCTGATAATATtcaagaaaatttaaataaaagtcAATATCACTTAGAAGGTATAAAATATTGgtggaaaaatataaactccTTCTTAGGATTCGaaacatttaataatattgaaaataaaaaaacaaataatcaGTTAAACGATGatacgaaaaaaagaataaatcataatattaagaacacttatgaaaaaaattgcagccaaaattataaaagttcGTTGAATATTGAGGGCTCAACGCAAA gaaaaggaaCATTCGATGAAAATTACGAAAGAGATTTAAGCACTTTGTCATCTATG cTCGACGAATTGCATACTAGAGCGTTGATTATGGGAAATACAATAAGTAGTCAGAACAAAATG CTAAGTGatgttaatgaaaaaatggaaattaacatagaaaaaattagagATCAACAGAAGATGATGAAggatataatgaaaaaataa
- a CDS encoding ras-related protein Rab-11A — MSMKEDYYDYLFKIVLIGDSGVGKSNLLSRFTRDEFNLESKSTIGVEFATKSIQLKNNKIIKAQIWDTAGQERYRAITSAYYRGAVGALLVYDITKKNSFENIEKWLKELRENADSNIVILLVGNKSDLKHLRVINDNDATQFAKKEKLAFIETSALEATNVELAFHQLLNEIYNVKQKKQGAKNEDNLSIHPRGKKINVDDDNDQSEAKKKSKCC, encoded by the exons atgtctATGAAGGAGGATTACTATGATTACCTCTTTAAAA TTGTTCTGATAGGAGATTCGGGAGTAGGGAAATCAAACTTACTTTCCAg ATTTACAAGGGACGAATTTAATTTAGAAAGTAAAAGTACAATAGGCGTAGAATTTGCCACTAAAAGTATtcagttaaaaaataataaaattataaaagctCAAATTTGGGATACAGCAGGTCAAGAAAGATACAGAGCCATCACCTCCGCATATTATCGAGGGGCAGTTGGTGCATTATTAGTTTatgatattacaaaaaaaaattcctttgaaaatattgaaaagtGGTTAAAAGAATTAAGAGAAAATGCTGATTCcaatattgttattttattagttGGTAATAAAAGTGACCTAAAACATTTACGTgtaataaatgataatgatgCTACTCAATTTgcaaagaaagaaaaattagcTTTTATCGAAACTTCTGCTCTTGAAGCAACTAATGTGGAATTAGCGTTTCACCAGTTATTAAACG AAATCTATAATgtcaaacaaaaaaaacaaggcGCAAAAAATGAAGACAATTTATCGATACACCCtcggggaaaaaaaataaat GTTGACGATGATAATGACCAAAGTGAAGCAAAAAAGAAGTCGAAATGTTGTTGA